In Salvia miltiorrhiza cultivar Shanhuang (shh) chromosome 4, IMPLAD_Smil_shh, whole genome shotgun sequence, the DNA window AAAAGTCTTCAATTTTGAACCTCAACATTCTTCTGCACCTTTATATTCTTTTCTTcctttctatctctctctctctcccgtctTCTTAGAGTCGCTTCCGTATTCACATGCAAATTTACACTCAATAATACACAGAGTTGGCGTGCAAGTACGGACTGTGAGCGCACGCAAATCTGTTGAGCGATTCTCGAATATATTTGAAGAAGATCTGATAAAATTTAACCGACAATGCCAGTAAGATTATGAACATAGATTACTTCACGAAATTATTTGATTCGatgttaacttttttttttttcaaataactTTTTTAGCAGACAAGAACAGTTCAAGTTAATCAGGTTTCAGATCTAGCTACCGAGAGAGAAATTCACGAGTTCTTTTCTTTCGCCGGTGAAATTGAGCACATTGAGATCCGCAGGTAATATTTCTTTTCGTATCTCTGTTATTAATGTTTTCTTTTTGcttctttttctgttttctttttctttacgcCTCTAATTCTGATAAGTTTCTTCTTTCTGTTTAATTTGAGGTGGTTGCAGAGAGACTCCGCAGTTCAAAACTGCGTTTGTCACTTTTAAAGATCCAAAGGCGCTTGACATCGCCCGTTTTTTATCGGTAATCTCCTCTATTTACCTTGTGGATAGTCTTTTCCTTTCCGGTCTTTTAGTTATTTTTGGTGAATTTATGCGAATATCTATAAATcttgaaatttgatttttgttgatattttatttccatCTTTGTAATTAAAATAGTTTTGTTATGTAATTCATTAATATAACATGTTTGTGGCCTCTTTACGAAGCAGATAAGTCAAAATGAAAACTTGGTTCAGCTGTCAATTGGCTGTCTACAACAATAAGAACAATTTTTGTTACCATTAATTGTAACTACGAGTTACGGCAGGTGCCAAATTTTGTTTGACCTTGGTTGACTGGAGTCAaagttattactccctccgtccgccaaaattatgtaaaattgtttgggcacgagatttaataaaattggtgatgattttgatgtagtggagaaagggtcccaccactttatgagatgtgtggttgagattgaattttgagtgggttttttgtaaataaagagtgttagtaaggataaaatattaaagaggatgatgggaccattgccataaaaggaaaatgacataatcttggcggacgccaaatatagtaatttttacataatcttggcggacggagggagtagaaccTAAAGGAACTAGGTCTCTAATGAGCTGTGTCTCGGAACAAAAGTACTGCAACTCCAACTAGCCTATAAAAGATTAATCTCCCAAGCTCAAAATCTATCCAAACACTTCAAATACTTAATTAAGTACAATGTCTAACATGCTATAAGTGTACTGGACTTATGGATTTCTGTTATATGTTAAGAGCTATACCTGAATTACAGTGTGATATATAGACACTCACATATATATTCCTAGGTATGGTTTGCATGCATGAATGAATAATATGAAtaaatgtcaaatttatatatcaAGTTGTAATTCATGATTTTTGAGATTTGCTATCTCATGCTACACATATTTGGTATGTTCTATTTTGTGTCCAGTCTATGTTGAAATTCCTTCATTGTCTTGGAAAATGGGCCTTGTTTTAAATAGTTGTGACAATTGCTTTGTTGGAACTCTTGTtaaattacaaatattttaCCAAATGTGAAGGTGGAGTGAATTTGTCTATAGTGGTTGGTACAAAATAGGCACCAAGTTGCAATACATAGCACATAATGTTATTCCAAATTTCAAATTCTGTCACTTATGTCTTGCAGGGTGCAACAATAGTGGACCAGGTTGTTAGCATCACACCTTCAGAAAATTATGTACCTCAACAAGAGACTTGGGTAACATTCATATACAATTTTGATGATTTCTTTTCCAAAATTTCATGAAGTTAATCGTGTATTTAATGTTTTCAGGAAGTACAAACCAGTGAAAACACTGCAAGCATATCTCAGGGGAATGTTTCTCCAGTTGCCGAGGTAACAAAAATATACCCATGTCCTGTTTAATGCTGAGCAGCAACTTATTTATCTTTTAGGGTGACAAACTGCGTTGCTCGCCGGTGTTTTGAAATAACAGGACAATAACCATAGtccatatatgaatatttttattagtgTTTTTGAAGTTATACTTAAAATTCTATGTCAATTTTAGTTAACTTTATTGGATCTAGAATCTGAATTTTTAAATAGCGCTCTCCTCTCTGTTCTTAGCAGGGAAATGTGAGCCCAAACAATGAGAGAGTGTATGTTAGTAAGGCCCAAGATGTTGTGTCAAGTATGATTGCAAAAGGCTCAGCCATTGGTCAGGATGCCGTAAACAAGGCTAAAGCATTTGATGAAAAGCACAAGTTGACTGCCAGTGCATCAGCCAGAGTTATTTCATTTGACCAGAGAGTTGGGCTAACAGAGAAATTTACTGTTGGAATTTCGGTTGTAAATGAGAAAGTGAAATCTGTGGATCAAAAGTTCCAGGTGTCAGATAAAACCATGTCAGCTCTTATGGCTGCAGAAAGGAAATTAAATGATACCGGAACAGCTGTAAAATCTAGCAGGTTTGTAATTTCCAATAAACATTATTTTGAGTTCCCCTATTTGTGTATCTTTTTACTCAAATAAGTGAAAGAAGGATAAGCAATTCTTGTACTCCCTCTGTTCAGCGAAGGTGAGGCGTTTCTTTTGGACCCGAGATTTAAGGAGCTAGTGTTCggtgaaaaaatgaatgaaaaagtaaaatgaaagagagagtgaaTGAAAAAGTAGTTTTAATTTATTCCAAAAAGGGAAACGACTTaacttcgttgggacggcccgtaACGGAATTTGACTCAACTTCgttggatggagggagtatcattttaaCATCTAAGAGACCATGGGGCTATCATACTTGTGCATGCATTTTGAAACTTGTTGTGTTGAAGACAAATGTAGATTCTTGTTTGTGGTTTGGCATGATGCACAAAAGTCCTATATCTATGCAGTCAAGTTTGATGTGGCAAAAATGGTAAGACGTGTTATGAATAGCTGTTAATAGACTGCATGATTTATAATTTGTCTTTTATGGCTCTTGGTTGGTTTTGTGGTGATCAATTAGAACCTTTTGCTTTTGTGTACCCTTGAATTGAACGAGGCTAAATATGCATCAATACAGGTATGTAACAGCTGGAACAAGTTGGCTGAATGGTGCCTTCACCAAAGTGGCAAAGGTTGGCCAGGTAGCTGGTTCAAAAACTAGAGAAAAATGGAATATGGCACTGTCTAATTTAACAGCCAAGGTGTGCTTCTAGACTCTAGCCTCTGTCACATTGTACATCTGCCATGCTTGAAGAAAACTTAATGAATACCTTCTATTTTATGggattctttttcattttttttggggggggaggggggggggggggacttAATTTGTCTTTGTTCCTTGCATTGACTGCTTGTTTCATCCTTTTTCTTTATATGCCTTAATTTCAACACATTGCTTAAAATGTCCATTTGTTTCTTCCTTCTGTAAGGCCTTGATTTTGACTTCATTCCATATGTTCGCCTGTTTCTTCCTCATTGATCTGTAATTACGTTTTTCCATTATGAGTAAGGCACAAGTAAATTTATTTGTTGCTCAGATAAGCTATTTCTCACCTTTCATACATGCCCACAAATTGTTATTTGCTTGCATGTGATTATAACCTGTCTCTTTCAGAGTTGTGTCATGTTCGGTACTTTCCGTTTTCTTTAACCAAATTGAGCTTTAGGTGATCGTTATATTAAGTACCATGTTTTTCTTGCTCCTCTCTTTGATGTCATTGTTGTTGCACTTAATATGCAGGATCCCCCTATTGCAGCCTAAGTTGATGTAGATGGAGTGTCAAAGAATGCTTGCCCTTCTTGTGATGGCTTGGTTTGGATGATTGTCGATGTGTCTAGTTTGGAGTTTCATGCGTGAGATAGTTGAAAAGTAGCTTCATTCTTCGTCTGCATATTCAAGCAACTCGTTGAATTTTTACATTTAGTTGTGGAGTTGATTCCATTGTtcatattttctcaattttgtgTGGTTTGCGTCTGTAACTGTGCAGTATGTGAGTCTATATTGGACTAATGGACTCATATTTCCCTTTTCATAAAACAAGTTCAAGATTGTCTACTTGCAAATTGGAGTCTGTTCCATGAAGCCCATCACGTATTGATGTCGCAGTTTCTGTCTTTCATACGGCAGTTTGCTACATTCCCTTTTGCGTGCAAACATTTTAATAATCTTTTTATTTTCCTGTAAGTGAATTGAAAAACTTAAAAGATGGCCTCCAGTTTTCTGTAGCATGTGTTAGAAATATGCCTCATGAATATCTGGTTCATATTAATTGCTGCGAAATTCAGATCTAAGAAAGAAGTTAATACAGTGAAGTATATGAGGATATTTAAGAAAGAAAAACTGCCGTCATTGTTTGGAATGAAAGATTTGCGAATTGATTACGGATCATATTCTTCAATTTACATATTAACTTCAACACTTGTCCGAGACAAAACCTAGTTTTAACTGTATCTGTGCATATTGATTTTGTCATGCTTTTTAAAGCTGAAACATTATTACTTTAGCCCATCTAATTGGAAAAGAAattatcttaaaaaaataaaaaaattggaaaagaAAAGTGGCTTTAATTTAAACCCTGCGGCAGTTATCTTTAACTCATCATTGCAGcaaaagaagaataaaaataaataagggaGTGTAGATCACATATGGAATTCTAGattgaggaaagaaaaaaaatattgaatcagTCGTTTTTGGGAATATAAATTTACTTTTCGGTTAATTTTCTATAAATTACTTAACTTCCATTAAATTTTGACGTACTATATCAATTTTAAAGTTTGGCAAAATAATTAATGAACTGTTTATTTAATCTGATTTACTACGGAGGATTCCAATCAAATTTATAGCTAACATGGTGAGCCAAATAATTGATGTGACATAATGTGGCATAATAGTGGAAGGGGAATAACACAACATCATCCGTATTTACCAAAATGATGTCATTTTATACTTCGCCAAAGTGAGAGATGACAAGATTTAGACAAACTGAGAACCAAAAATATGGTATTGCTTGTGTATCTGACAGGAGACGACGTTGAAAAGGCCCATTAATGAGAGGAGCTGAAAGTGTTGGGAGATTTTCAACAGTTGCTCATGTGATGACACAAGATAGGGAGGAGAGTATTTTGTCATGAGACAAGCGtcacattgaaaaaaaaagaaattggatGTAAACAAATGCTATATTGAGTAGAAACTTGTGTTTATTATGACATGTAGTTGTTACAGAGGTTAGGAGGCTGACACTGTTTCATCTGGATGGCCCTTGGAACTGATCGCGCAGCATCTCGTATTTCTTCAGCTCACCCATTGATAGAGAAGGCGATAACTCTCTCAGCACCTTCAAAGGCGCCAACACAACCAGATTTACAACAATCCAACTGATCTTTAATTCGTATTGCCAAGTTTCTTTTGAGGTATAACTTTGAAGCTAAGATAGTATTCGCCCTAAATGCTTATTCCTAGTCACAAAGGAGTATATAAGAATCATACCTCAATAAAATCTTCGTATTCAACGACAACTGCCTCGGGTTGATCAGGTGGGGATGAATCTGATACATCAACTGATACCTATAACACAATAATGAAAGACAAACTCAAAGGTCTAGTGGTAGAGTGATTAATGCTTGAGACCAAAGGTCTCTGATTCGAGGCCACTGTCGCccgatttttaaatttaattgttcaTTCACCAATAAGAATAAGACAAACTTAATTATCTGataatagaaaagaaaattatggtGATGAAATAAAATATGGAAGGAATTAAAGCAACCAAGAGCACACAGTACAAATAGTAGACTTACTTTCCGTTTTGCAGCATGAAACCAAGCATCTGCGCAGAGGGCATAAATATCAGCCCCAGTGAAATTTGGAGGGCATTTCTGCGCTATCTCGTACAGTGACACATCTTCATGCAATTTAACCTTGcgagtaagtgctttaagtacCCTGCGTGTGGATTCATAAACTAATATAGTTACACATATTTTGGAATGTGAATTGAAGAATTAGAGAAACAAAACCTCTCTCTATAAGATGCTTCAGAATTAACACCAACATAGAGCAGCTTGTCAAATCTGCCTGGCCTCAAAAGCGCTGTGTCGATAAGATCAGGTCTATTACTAGCCCCAATTATAAACAAATCCTATTATACGGCACAAAGTGAGTTGAATGAAAAACAGGGTAAGATATACAAAAAAAGAGAGCGAAATAGTATAGAAGCATAAAGTTTATATGGCCAAGAATTCTGACCCACCTGAGTAGAATCATTCAGTCCATCAATTTCTGCAAGCATCtagaaataaaaaacaaaaaacgcATTAGACAAACAGGCATTTACAATTATCATGCACATTCTTAGATGTTTATATGAAAACTCTATTTGGTTCTGTTATCTGATGTTTTGTTTTGGCATGTGGGGCGGGCAGTTATGAGGGTGAGGAAACTCAACTGAGTTGCAAAAACACCAAATATAGTAGAAACACAGACACTGACAAATTACCTGAGAAACCACTCTGTCCATCACACCACCAGAATCTCCAGAGGCACCTCGAGCTGGGGCAAGCGAATCAAGTTCATCGAAAAATATAACACATGGGCGTGCCGCTCTGGCCTGAAATGATGCCAGTTACAATAGATAAAACGTTACCCAGAATTTTGTAGTTTCCATCAAATTgtcaccaaaaaaaaaacataaagcCCTTTACCTTCTGAAAAATGTCTCTCACATTTTTCTCCGACTCTCCAATGTACATGTTGATCAATTCAGGCCCTTTTACACTCAGAAAGTTCAAGGAGCATTCCGTAGCAACAGCTTTTGCCAGTAACGTCTGAGGTTTTAAGTGATTGGCCAAGGTCAATTGCAGTGGACAAAAGTTCAGAATGATATTCAGCATGACGAACTTACTTTTCCAGTCCCTGGAGGACCATAAAGAAGAACTCCTGATCGTTTACGCAATCCAGATGAAAATAAATCCTTATGCAAGAGAGGAAGCTGCCAATCAAATACAAAAGAATAGTATCAATAACAGAGTAGAAGATCAAGTATAGTGAAGTTGTCGATGAAAACATATAAGAAGCTAACAGGCTTGAGAATTATGTATTATGTAGATTTTTTCATCAACTGAAAAGAAGGTCCCTCAGTAGGTTAAGACTTAAGCATAACATCAGTAATCTACTAAGTCAAGCTTACTCACTTTAAACAAGGAACATAAATTCTAATGTCCCCGTAATATCTATCAACAGAAGTATGGAGACGTTGAAAAATGAGGTTTACCTGGACAGTGTCCAGGATTGACTTTTTGACATCCTCAAGGCCACCGACATCTTCCCATTTGACGTTAGGTACCTAcagtacaaagtatgattgccACATATAGTAGAAGGAACCAATATCTCTAATAGAGTAAGAGTACAAACATTTATCTAGGTACCTATAGTACGAGAATCATTATGCATAAGTAGGATTGCCAAATATAGCAGAAGGAAACTATGCCTCTAATGGGGCATTAATGTTTATCTTTAATTACATTAATTTCTAATACAGTATTAGACAGGTCTCTTTAACTCTAATTTATGAAGTGTACAGCCTGGAACAAGAACAAATTAATTGGGATATGTAATCTTTAACTTAAAACTTATTTCAAGAAAGCAACACATTTTACCTTTGGAGTACCAAGAGCTGATGCATTTCTTTTCTTTGATCGGTCCAAAgcttttaatatattttctttgcTAAGGTCCTGAGGTGCATCATTTGTTTTGTTACTATCTTCAACTGATGAGGACTCCAACGAATCAGGCACTGAGTTTTCAGGCTCCAGCTTCTTGATCTTGGATATTATATTTGCTCCAGCATCAGCAATTAGAGCACGCAAATCTCGGGGCATGAAACCTGATGTTTGTCCAACTAGATCCTTTACAAGATCTTGTACAGAAGTCTGAAATGAGAGATTCTTTTCAATCAATACTAAGACTCACGCAAAAGGCTATCACGATGGGACAAAGAAATCATAAACACGCTGCTTTTCGTCAATGCCGAAATCTTGTCAAGGTAAATGCTAGAGAATACACTATTCTAACTTCTGGAGCTGCTTTTTAGAGAGATCCTTTATTTTTGAAATGATTTATGCAGCATTGCCAATCATCAAATTGCAAGCAAATAGAAGGGCAACACCCAACTTTTACAGTATGTACATGAAAAATAAAGAAGGGAAGAAAGTGATAACATACATCGGGAAGCAGGTCAGAGATGTGTTCAAAATACTGGGACAGTAATTGAGACCTTTGCTCTTCGTTGAGGGTACCCatttttatttcatgactaaaacAGCGCCGGATAATTGGAGGAAGACCTTCAGAGCTGTCTGCAGCTGCAACTAGTAGTACAGGATGCTGGTTTATCATTGCAGTAACTTTTAACGGCTACAAAAGTGAAAGGGAGTTTGACGAATCATCAATTAAACATGTAGTAACCTTGTGACTTCCTATCAAATGTCATCAATGTACTCTAGGATTGGTTATCATAAAATCAAAAGAGAAATTGTAACCTTAACTCTCAATAGTGTATCTCATGAGATGAAAGATCCTTTTCTTGCTAAATTTCATCATCCCAGATTACAGTGACTAAATAGGAAGaactaaaataaaagaaacttaTAGAAACTATCCTGGAATACTGACTGAGAAATATTGTAGCAGCAGAGATCATAACTAAGTATCCATAGCAGTATCTTTTAAACTTACAGAATTGCCATCTGCATtgtcttcaaaataaatatttttatcttcactAATTGGCTCGGTGAATTGCTTAATGGTAGATGCAACTTCTGAGTTAACTCCAACTTGCTCATGGGACGACCCCTCTTGAGCAGCCAAATTGCGGAAAATCTCAAAATGACGGAGAAGCAGGATTGCCGGACTATATCTAGAGCAGTATGAGCATATCAAATATGAGATATCTGTCTATGAATCAACAATAAAATCACAATGAAAAAAATAACTTAATGGAATTTGTATGTTTTGCCTTGTAGCATTAAAAATGATGTGGGTTGATTAATTTGAAACAATAAGTCTTTTAGAGCTGCATCATTGATTCTCACAGCTTAATGTTACCATAGTTGCGTCAGATACCTGCGAGctgcactgaaagcttcagctaGAGCAATAGATGCTTTCTTTTCCGAAGATGCCATGAAATCATGACAACTATATTCCACTACATGCAAACCCAATCGATGAGCAACATATCTTATCACAGTCCTCTTTCCAGAACCTAAAAGGTCAATTTGGATCAGTAAATCCAGAAAATTTCTCCTAAGAAAGAATGCTATTATTGAtttacatgaattaaaagatATATTGTCAAAAGATAAAATTGCACTCGAGGGTCATCACAAATACAACGCATGATTAGAGAGATGCACATATCATAGACCTGCAACACCATGTAAAAGGACAGAGACCCTGAATTTTGATGACAATGCTGATGGA includes these proteins:
- the LOC131020431 gene encoding binding partner of ACD11 1 isoform X2 — translated: MPQTRTVQVNQVSDLATEREIHEFFSFAGEIEHIEIRRETPQFKTAFVTFKDPKALDIARFLSGATIVDQVVSITPSENYVPQQETWEVQTSENTASISQGNVSPVAEGNVSPNNERVYVSKAQDVVSSMIAKGSAIGQDAVNKAKAFDEKHKLTASASARVISFDQRVGLTEKFTVGISVVNEKVKSVDQKFQVSDKTMSALMAAERKLNDTGTAVKSSRYVTAGTSWLNGAFTKVAKVGQVAGSKTREKWNMALSNLTAKDPPIAA
- the LOC131020431 gene encoding binding partner of ACD11 1 isoform X4; the encoded protein is MPTRTVQVNQVSDLATEREIHEFFSFAGEIEHIEIRRETPQFKTAFVTFKDPKALDIARFLSGATIVDQVVSITPSENYVPQQETWEVQTSENTASISQGNVSPVAEGNVSPNNERVYVSKAQDVVSSMIAKGSAIGQDAVNKAKAFDEKHKLTASASARVISFDQRVGLTEKFTVGISVVNEKVKSVDQKFQVSDKTMSALMAAERKLNDTGTAVKSSRYVTAGTSWLNGAFTKVAKVGQVAGSKTREKWNMALSNLTAKDPPIAA
- the LOC131020431 gene encoding binding partner of ACD11 1 isoform X3 gives rise to the protein MPTRTVQVNQVSDLATEREIHEFFSFAGEIEHIEIRRETPQFKTAFVTFKDPKALDIARFLSGATIVDQVVSITPSENYVPQQETWEVQTSENTASISQGNVSPVAEQGNVSPNNERVYVSKAQDVVSSMIAKGSAIGQDAVNKAKAFDEKHKLTASASARVISFDQRVGLTEKFTVGISVVNEKVKSVDQKFQVSDKTMSALMAAERKLNDTGTAVKSSRYVTAGTSWLNGAFTKVAKVGQVAGSKTREKWNMALSNLTAKDPPIAA
- the LOC131020431 gene encoding binding partner of ACD11 1 isoform X1, whose product is MPQTRTVQVNQVSDLATEREIHEFFSFAGEIEHIEIRRETPQFKTAFVTFKDPKALDIARFLSGATIVDQVVSITPSENYVPQQETWEVQTSENTASISQGNVSPVAEQGNVSPNNERVYVSKAQDVVSSMIAKGSAIGQDAVNKAKAFDEKHKLTASASARVISFDQRVGLTEKFTVGISVVNEKVKSVDQKFQVSDKTMSALMAAERKLNDTGTAVKSSRYVTAGTSWLNGAFTKVAKVGQVAGSKTREKWNMALSNLTAKDPPIAA
- the LOC131020429 gene encoding peroxisomal ATPase PEX6, which gives rise to MVERRKRKPLVLSSTKVLVDSLLNSHRTAEDGDGIDEIDPGPSARTLQLTAGILRVSDDSILNSVDGSVSIGLSTAVLKKLSITSGSLVLINNIDANVSRIGQAVVLDPPNPDDSSQVQGSVISHAPKTMLIFPSYTYPQTQPESLGYQVAYVSPILAFNLCLHQSCLKNIVQQGREKLSSLFEIEANDEINEKENKTFSVCIGLEPWAKTPKYASHLRASFVKIPECGTLEHLKSGSSEEAKDRQSLIDLALNDYFSVDRYLARGDLFSVCIDWNCKSELCIPCNQKMPNCGENTIYFKVAAMEPSEEPVLRVNRHQTALVLGGGVPSAIPPDSLIPQPKCVYPLQDDAVLTLASILAPTLFPSALSSKFRVSVLLHGVAGSGKRTVIRYVAHRLGLHVVEYSCHDFMASSEKKASIALAEAFSAARRYSPAILLLRHFEIFRNLAAQEGSSHEQVGVNSEVASTIKQFTEPISEDKNIYFEDNADGNSPLKVTAMINQHPVLLVAAADSSEGLPPIIRRCFSHEIKMGTLNEEQRSQLLSQYFEHISDLLPDTSVQDLVKDLVGQTSGFMPRDLRALIADAGANIISKIKKLEPENSVPDSLESSSVEDSNKTNDAPQDLSKENILKALDRSKKRNASALGTPKVPNVKWEDVGGLEDVKKSILDTVQLPLLHKDLFSSGLRKRSGVLLYGPPGTGKTLLAKAVATECSLNFLSVKGPELINMYIGESEKNVRDIFQKARAARPCVIFFDELDSLAPARGASGDSGGVMDRVVSQMLAEIDGLNDSTQDLFIIGASNRPDLIDTALLRPGRFDKLLYVGVNSEASYRERVLKALTRKVKLHEDVSLYEIAQKCPPNFTGADIYALCADAWFHAAKRKVSVDVSDSSPPDQPEAVVVEYEDFIEVLRELSPSLSMGELKKYEMLRDQFQGPSR